TTTTGGAGCCAATCATGAAAATGGAAGTTATTACTCCTGAAGAAAACATGGGGGATATCGTAGGTGATATCAACCGACGTAGAGGTCAGGTGAATGACATGGGTGACAGAAACGGTGCAAAAACTATTAAAGCTGATGTGCCTTTATCAGAAATGTTTGGATATGTAACAACATTAAGAACATTATCTTCTGGTAGAGCAACTTCAACAATGGAGTTTTCTCACTATGCAGAAACACCTTCTAATATTTCAGAAGCTGTAATTAAAAAAGCAAAAGGTAACGCTTAATTCTTAAGAAAATGAGTCAAAAAATCAGAATAAAACTAAAATCTTACGATCACATGTTGGTAGATAAATCTGCTGAAAAGATCGTAAAAACAGTAAAAACTACTGGAGCAGTTGTAACAGGTCCAATTCCGTTACCAACTCACAAAAAACTTTTCACTGTATTACGTTCTCCGCACGTTAATAAAAAAGCGAGAGAGCAATTTGAAGTAATGTCATACAAGAGATTGATTGATATTTATTCATCTTCATCTAAAACTATTGATGCATTAATGAAACTTGAATTGCCAAGTGGAGTTGAAGTAGAGATAAAAGTATAATTTTTTTTATTATATTTTATATAGAAAAGCGAGACAGAAATGTCTCGCTTTTTTTATGGCTTAAAGTTTTGTCTTGTGATTTCTTTTTGTGTCGTTTATTATGATTGATTGTTTTAGTTTTGAGTGAAATGTCTTTTATTTAGGGTGTTACGGATGTTTTTTCTTTTGAAGATTATGTAATTGTTAAGGTAAATGTTGTTAAGAGTTAAAAAGCTGGAGTTTGATTTTTTTAAGAAATAAAATGTAAGAAGCGGTAAGGTTGGTGCTTTGATTTTGATTATGAGCTATTTAATTTTTGTAACTGTTTGGTATATTCAATTTTAATGTATACTTTTGCACTCCCTGTTTGGAAATTTCTGTTATTTTCAAATTGAAGGGAATTTTAGTAATCAATAATTAATATTTATGTCTGGGTTAATTGGTAAAAAAATCGGCATGACTAGTATTTTCGACGAAAACGGGAAAAACATTCCTTGTACAGTAATCGAAGCTGGGCCATGTGTTGTTACCCAAGTCAGAACCAAAGGTGTTGACGGGTACGAAGCGTTGCAACTTGGTTTCGATGACAAAAACGAGAAACATTCCACTAAAGCGGCTTTAGGTCACTTTAAAAAAGCTGGAACTGTTGCTAAGAAAAAAGTCGTTGAATTTCAAGATTTTGCAACTGAACAAAAATTAGGAGATCTTATTGATGTTTCTATTTTTGCTGAAGGAGAATTTGTAGATGTACAAGGTGTGTCTAAAGGTAAAGGTTTTCAAGGGGTTGTTAAGCGTCACGGATTTGGTGGTGTTGGACAAGCAACTCACGGTCAACACAACCGTTTAAGAGCGCCAGGTTCTGTGGGAGCTTCTTCATATCCATCTAGAGTATTCAAAGGAATGCGTATGG
This uncultured Flavobacterium sp. DNA region includes the following protein-coding sequences:
- the rpsJ gene encoding 30S ribosomal protein S10, yielding MSQKIRIKLKSYDHMLVDKSAEKIVKTVKTTGAVVTGPIPLPTHKKLFTVLRSPHVNKKAREQFEVMSYKRLIDIYSSSSKTIDALMKLELPSGVEVEIKV
- the rplC gene encoding 50S ribosomal protein L3 — translated: MSGLIGKKIGMTSIFDENGKNIPCTVIEAGPCVVTQVRTKGVDGYEALQLGFDDKNEKHSTKAALGHFKKAGTVAKKKVVEFQDFATEQKLGDLIDVSIFAEGEFVDVQGVSKGKGFQGVVKRHGFGGVGQATHGQHNRLRAPGSVGASSYPSRVFKGMRMAGRMGGDNVKVQNLRVLKVVAEKNLLVIKGCVPGHKNSYVIIQK